The Nitrospira tepida genome includes a window with the following:
- a CDS encoding IS1380 family transposase: MPEKPFASPRLPFEIDDRIDPRLVTAHAGVPLVIELFRRVGAAQVVNEQVRIKQRQRGVTSAQWVETRIALWAAGGDRCQDLTTLRADAALAALLGYELPAATTMRDFLEACHVEDLPLLRAGEKTAVPEESAPLAGVGAANRRILAAVQQQMPQRTATLDVDATILEAHKRTATVTYEGTSGYQPVVVVWAEQDLVVHDEFRDGNVPAGCGNVRILERAVAALPAGVEQLFVRGDSALYEQEVLAWCEEPARGIGYAISADMSPPLRAEIERLPGTAWQPDRDEPDMIREWAEVPSVPDDKDYRKGRPCARRYLAIRVRHRQGELFADGSTVKHFAIVTNREGDGRSLVRWHREKAGTVEHVHHVLKNELAAEALPSGKFGANAAWFRLNVLTYNLLSALKRLALPGDFSDARPKRLRFLVFNTVGTVIHHARRTLLRLTAAVQQTLLALARSKILALSPA, translated from the coding sequence ATGCCTGAGAAGCCGTTTGCGAGTCCTCGGCTGCCGTTCGAGATTGACGACCGCATTGATCCCCGTCTGGTCACCGCGCATGCGGGCGTGCCCTTGGTGATCGAGCTGTTTCGCCGCGTCGGAGCGGCGCAGGTCGTCAATGAGCAGGTCCGGATCAAACAGCGGCAGCGCGGCGTGACGTCGGCGCAGTGGGTGGAGACGCGGATCGCGCTGTGGGCGGCGGGCGGGGACCGCTGCCAGGACCTCACGACCCTGCGCGCCGATGCCGCACTGGCCGCCCTGCTGGGCTATGAGCTGCCCGCGGCCACCACGATGCGCGACTTCTTGGAGGCGTGTCATGTCGAGGATCTCCCGTTGCTGCGTGCTGGCGAGAAGACGGCCGTGCCCGAGGAGTCGGCGCCCTTGGCGGGCGTGGGGGCCGCGAACCGGCGCATCCTCGCCGCGGTGCAGCAGCAGATGCCGCAGCGCACCGCCACGCTGGATGTGGATGCCACGATCCTGGAAGCCCACAAGCGCACGGCGACGGTGACGTACGAGGGCACGTCGGGCTATCAACCCGTCGTGGTCGTCTGGGCCGAGCAGGACCTGGTCGTCCACGACGAATTCCGGGATGGGAACGTGCCGGCGGGCTGCGGCAACGTGCGCATCCTGGAGCGGGCCGTGGCGGCGTTGCCAGCCGGCGTGGAGCAGCTCTTCGTCCGGGGCGACAGCGCCCTGTATGAACAGGAGGTGCTGGCGTGGTGCGAGGAGCCGGCGCGAGGGATCGGCTACGCGATCAGCGCGGACATGAGCCCGCCGTTGCGGGCCGAGATCGAGCGGCTGCCGGGGACCGCCTGGCAACCAGACCGCGACGAGCCGGATATGATCCGCGAGTGGGCCGAGGTGCCCTCTGTCCCCGATGATAAGGACTACCGGAAGGGTCGGCCTTGCGCGCGGCGCTACTTGGCGATTCGCGTGCGACACCGCCAAGGCGAGCTGTTCGCGGATGGCAGCACCGTGAAACACTTCGCGATCGTGACCAACCGGGAGGGCGACGGTCGCTCCCTGGTCCGCTGGCATCGAGAGAAGGCCGGGACGGTGGAGCATGTGCATCATGTCCTCAAGAACGAGTTGGCGGCAGAGGCCCTGCCCAGTGGGAAGTTTGGCGCCAATGCCGCCTGGTTCCGGCTCAACGTGCTCACGTATAACCTGCTCAGCGCGTTGAAGCGCCTCGCGCTACCCGGAGATTTCTCCGACGCCCGGCCGAAGCGGCTGCGATTTCTGGTGTTCAATACGGTCGGCACAGTCATCCATCATGCCCGCCGCACGCTCTTGCGCCTCACAGCAGCGGTCCAACAGACCCTTTTGGCCTTGGCGCGAAGCAAAATCCTGGCGCTCAGCCCCGCTTAG